The following proteins are encoded in a genomic region of Ictalurus punctatus breed USDA103 chromosome 15, Coco_2.0, whole genome shotgun sequence:
- the LOC108275687 gene encoding uncharacterized protein LOC108275687 isoform X2 has product MNVAIFLKCLKKSIHSVIDDIVHGNSEEFGAERLRELNKLLPDTHEVEKLHSYKGDKTHLNNVDSFMYQLALLPRFDLRVEAMLFKEEFSALCSSLKQDVFIIRTAIRELLSCVELHSVLHLVLEAGNIINTGGYGGNAVGFKLSSLLSLAETKSNKPGMNLLHFVALEAQKKDDQLLKFPEKLQHVESAARVSVDSLDVDLENLNRRIKNLQQNIQCDTQLLQQLHNFLQCAALSLKEVSVGRSLLKTEGDEMIDFFCEDRETFKLDECFYIFYHFCSKFSNAVQENVERAMRAKSQLKRPSWMGQHWVGGVLRSRCSSEIDVRAAVKWEGLMELLNAQPPSSHNSLGGFGLHRPRQRLSGNNINRTDTHSPSDTHSHSACMAVHVETHKLIPELQNSPFKTLFHGHNGDGPTVISSSNVKIDEEFPHQVSDIKQLDKNKYMGMTADPAQSRVEVDTELVLRVGPDVGLGVEAALGANSEVGLGAESDVILGVESVGRTLDLMNIHYEIQNEDGNSNVSLKHNLIISPAAETSPTASLSNRIEISELKTTRNSTESTNQELDCKYTHNFLASKGEKKSIQSVNSENTISNNTASKSVNSFRKMPLKKSLVSPEPSHSSSSLKFRSLHPVRTLTHTEKQSMRKVISVSNTKPHPITHTQNIKVLPPTTFSSSCTATSVNMSPTPKVSFPQKSLVRKQVIRQKSAPKEKICRSTLRALAMPPQESHTNSHKTTPHFVCSTVASSTRSAVTTGNTPLSKKDVSNTPKASSPNRTVPHRPSQLSTPSRKGSTDLPLPRGHIKDFKVKPVRPAWR; this is encoded by the exons ATGAATGTAGCGATTTTCCTCAAATGCTTAAAAAA ATCCATTCACTCTGTCATTGATGACATTGTCCATGGAAACAGTGAGGAGTTTGGAGCAGAacgactgagagaactgaacaaACTACTGCCAGACACACACGag GTGGAGAAGCTGCATTCATATAAAGGAGATAAAACACACCTAAACAATGTGGACTCCTTTATGTATCAACTTGCACTCTTAcccag gttTGATCTCCGTGTAGAAGCCATGCTGTTCAAGGAGGAGTTTTCTGCTTTATGCTCATCACTGAAACAAGATGTGTTCATTATTCGCACTGCCATCAGAG aATTGTTGAGTTGTGTGGAGCTTCACTCAGTCCTTCACCTtgtgctggaagcaggaaaCATCATAAACACT GGTGGTTATGGTGGAAATGCTGTGGGTTTTAaactctcctctcttctctctctggcTGAAACCAAATCCAATAAACCAGGAATGAACCTGCTGCACTTTGTTGCTCTG GAGGCCCAGAAGAAAGATGACCAGCTGCTCAAATTCCCAGAGAAGCTTCAGCATGTCGAGAGCGCAGCACG GGTGAGTGTGGACAGTTTGGATGTTGATTTGGAGAATCTGAACAGGAGAATAAAAAACTTACAGCAGAACATCCAGTGTGATACACAACTACTGCAGCAACTACATAACTtcctacag tgtgcaGCTCTTTCTCTGAAGGAAGTCAGTGTCGGTCGTTCTCTGTTGAAGACTGAAGGAGATGAAATGATTGATTTCTTTTGTGAAGACAGAGAGACTTTCAAATTGGACGAGTGTTTCTACATTTTCTATCATTTCTGCTCCAAATTCTCTAACGCAGTACAG GAGAATGTGGAACGCGCAATGAGGGCAAAGTCTCAGCTGAAACGGCCTTCCTGGATGGGACAACATTGGGTGGGCGGAGTCTTGAGGTCCAGGTGCAGCAGTGAAATTGATGTTCGGGCAGCAGTGAAGTGGGAGGGGCTTATGGAACTCCTTAATGCCCAACCCCCCAGCTCCCACAATTCTCTGGGGGGATTTGGCCTCCATCGCCCACGGCAACGGCTCAGTGGCAACaacataaacagaacagacacacactcaccatcagacacacactctcactcagcATGCATGGCTGTCCATGTGGAAACCCACAAGCTGATTCCTGAACTGCAAAACAGTCCctttaaaactttatttcatGGTCACAATGGTGATGGCCCTACTGTGATATCCAGCAGCAATGTAAAAATTGATGAAGAGTTTCCACACCAAGTCTCTGACATCAAACAACTAGACAAGAACAAATACATGGGAATGACTGCAGACCCTGCACAGTCAAGGGTAGAGGTTGACACAGAGTTGGTTTTAAGGGTGGGGCCAGATGTAGGATTGGGGGTTGAGGCGGCGTTGGGAGCAAACTCCGAAGTGGGACTGGGGGCAGAGTCAGATGTGATATTGGGGGTGGAGTCAGTGGGTAGAACTCTAGATCTGATGAACATACACTATGAAATACAAAATGAGGATGGAAACAGCAACGTGAGTCTTAAACACAACCTCATCATCTCTCCTGCTGCTGAAACCTCACCTACTGCTTCCCTTAGCAACCGAATTGAAATTTCAGAATTGAAAACCACAAGGAATTCAACTGAGTCAACCAATCAGGAATTAGATTGCAAATATACCCATAATTTTTTAGCATCcaaaggagagaaaaagagtatTCAGTCAGTAAATTCAGAAAACACCATATCAAATAACACTGCAAGTAAAAGTGTAAACTCTTTCAGAAAAATGCCACTGAAAAAATCTCTAGTTTCTCCTGAGCCCTCCCACTCTTCATCATCACTGAAATTCCGTTCACTTCATCCTGTACGAACACTTACTCACACTGAGAAACAAAGCATGAGGAAGGTTATTTCTGTTAGCAACACTAAGCCCcaccccatcacacacactcagaatatTAAAGTCCTGCCCCCAACTACATTTTCCTCTTCATGCACAGCTACATCAGTGAACATGAGCCCCACCCCCAAGGTCTCATTTCCTCAGAAGTCTTTGGTGAGGAAGCAGGTGATTCGTCAGAAATCTGCACCCAAAGAGAAAATATGTAGATCTACCTTGCGTGCACTTGCCATGCCCCCTCAGGAAAGTCATACCAATTCCCACAAAACCACACCCCACTTTGTTTGCAGCACTGTGGCTTCCAGCACTCGCAGTGCTGTCACCACCGGTAACACCCCTCTCAGCAAGAAGGATGTGTCAAATACTCCAAAAGCGTCTTCACCGAATCGCACGGTACCCCACAGACCGAGCCAACTGAGCACGCCCAGTAGAAAAGGAAGTACTGATCTGCCACTTCCTCGTGGTCATATAAAAGACTTTAAGGTCAAACCTGTACGTCCGGCCTGGAGGTAG
- the LOC108275687 gene encoding FH2 domain-containing protein 1 isoform X1 gives MSHISAANMEQDYKEGDRVIISPSVFDHVTPPPPAPPPPLPVGNIQRRRRIRSIYWKPIPEERIHQQGAPNLWTLGKHSDKHKFHIDIRTIEDLFGHNDRKTVTTASNKTRRVCSNLPEQQEEINILDHKRSMNVAIFLKCLKKSIHSVIDDIVHGNSEEFGAERLRELNKLLPDTHEVEKLHSYKGDKTHLNNVDSFMYQLALLPRFDLRVEAMLFKEEFSALCSSLKQDVFIIRTAIRELLSCVELHSVLHLVLEAGNIINTGGYGGNAVGFKLSSLLSLAETKSNKPGMNLLHFVALEAQKKDDQLLKFPEKLQHVESAARVSVDSLDVDLENLNRRIKNLQQNIQCDTQLLQQLHNFLQCAALSLKEVSVGRSLLKTEGDEMIDFFCEDRETFKLDECFYIFYHFCSKFSNAVQENVERAMRAKSQLKRPSWMGQHWVGGVLRSRCSSEIDVRAAVKWEGLMELLNAQPPSSHNSLGGFGLHRPRQRLSGNNINRTDTHSPSDTHSHSACMAVHVETHKLIPELQNSPFKTLFHGHNGDGPTVISSSNVKIDEEFPHQVSDIKQLDKNKYMGMTADPAQSRVEVDTELVLRVGPDVGLGVEAALGANSEVGLGAESDVILGVESVGRTLDLMNIHYEIQNEDGNSNVSLKHNLIISPAAETSPTASLSNRIEISELKTTRNSTESTNQELDCKYTHNFLASKGEKKSIQSVNSENTISNNTASKSVNSFRKMPLKKSLVSPEPSHSSSSLKFRSLHPVRTLTHTEKQSMRKVISVSNTKPHPITHTQNIKVLPPTTFSSSCTATSVNMSPTPKVSFPQKSLVRKQVIRQKSAPKEKICRSTLRALAMPPQESHTNSHKTTPHFVCSTVASSTRSAVTTGNTPLSKKDVSNTPKASSPNRTVPHRPSQLSTPSRKGSTDLPLPRGHIKDFKVKPVRPAWR, from the exons ATGAGCCACATCTCAGCAGCCAATATGGAGCAGGACTATAAAGAGGGGGACAGAGTCATAATATCTCCATCGGTTTTTGATCATGTCACTCCACCTCCTCCCGCCCCTCCCCCACCCCTGCCAGTGGGAAACATTCAAAGGAGACGAAGAATTAGGAGTATTTACTGGAAGCCAATTCCAGAGGAACGCATtcaccagcagggggcgccCAACCTGTGGACATTGGGAAAGCATTCTGATAAACACAAATTTCACATCGACATCAGGACTATCGAGGACCTGTTTGGTCACAATGACAGAAAAACAGTCACCACAGCAAGCAACAAGACCCGCCGAGTGTGCAGTAATTTGCCTGAGCAGCAGGAGGAG ATTAACATCCTTGACCATAAAAGGAGTATGAATGTAGCGATTTTCCTCAAATGCTTAAAAAA ATCCATTCACTCTGTCATTGATGACATTGTCCATGGAAACAGTGAGGAGTTTGGAGCAGAacgactgagagaactgaacaaACTACTGCCAGACACACACGag GTGGAGAAGCTGCATTCATATAAAGGAGATAAAACACACCTAAACAATGTGGACTCCTTTATGTATCAACTTGCACTCTTAcccag gttTGATCTCCGTGTAGAAGCCATGCTGTTCAAGGAGGAGTTTTCTGCTTTATGCTCATCACTGAAACAAGATGTGTTCATTATTCGCACTGCCATCAGAG aATTGTTGAGTTGTGTGGAGCTTCACTCAGTCCTTCACCTtgtgctggaagcaggaaaCATCATAAACACT GGTGGTTATGGTGGAAATGCTGTGGGTTTTAaactctcctctcttctctctctggcTGAAACCAAATCCAATAAACCAGGAATGAACCTGCTGCACTTTGTTGCTCTG GAGGCCCAGAAGAAAGATGACCAGCTGCTCAAATTCCCAGAGAAGCTTCAGCATGTCGAGAGCGCAGCACG GGTGAGTGTGGACAGTTTGGATGTTGATTTGGAGAATCTGAACAGGAGAATAAAAAACTTACAGCAGAACATCCAGTGTGATACACAACTACTGCAGCAACTACATAACTtcctacag tgtgcaGCTCTTTCTCTGAAGGAAGTCAGTGTCGGTCGTTCTCTGTTGAAGACTGAAGGAGATGAAATGATTGATTTCTTTTGTGAAGACAGAGAGACTTTCAAATTGGACGAGTGTTTCTACATTTTCTATCATTTCTGCTCCAAATTCTCTAACGCAGTACAG GAGAATGTGGAACGCGCAATGAGGGCAAAGTCTCAGCTGAAACGGCCTTCCTGGATGGGACAACATTGGGTGGGCGGAGTCTTGAGGTCCAGGTGCAGCAGTGAAATTGATGTTCGGGCAGCAGTGAAGTGGGAGGGGCTTATGGAACTCCTTAATGCCCAACCCCCCAGCTCCCACAATTCTCTGGGGGGATTTGGCCTCCATCGCCCACGGCAACGGCTCAGTGGCAACaacataaacagaacagacacacactcaccatcagacacacactctcactcagcATGCATGGCTGTCCATGTGGAAACCCACAAGCTGATTCCTGAACTGCAAAACAGTCCctttaaaactttatttcatGGTCACAATGGTGATGGCCCTACTGTGATATCCAGCAGCAATGTAAAAATTGATGAAGAGTTTCCACACCAAGTCTCTGACATCAAACAACTAGACAAGAACAAATACATGGGAATGACTGCAGACCCTGCACAGTCAAGGGTAGAGGTTGACACAGAGTTGGTTTTAAGGGTGGGGCCAGATGTAGGATTGGGGGTTGAGGCGGCGTTGGGAGCAAACTCCGAAGTGGGACTGGGGGCAGAGTCAGATGTGATATTGGGGGTGGAGTCAGTGGGTAGAACTCTAGATCTGATGAACATACACTATGAAATACAAAATGAGGATGGAAACAGCAACGTGAGTCTTAAACACAACCTCATCATCTCTCCTGCTGCTGAAACCTCACCTACTGCTTCCCTTAGCAACCGAATTGAAATTTCAGAATTGAAAACCACAAGGAATTCAACTGAGTCAACCAATCAGGAATTAGATTGCAAATATACCCATAATTTTTTAGCATCcaaaggagagaaaaagagtatTCAGTCAGTAAATTCAGAAAACACCATATCAAATAACACTGCAAGTAAAAGTGTAAACTCTTTCAGAAAAATGCCACTGAAAAAATCTCTAGTTTCTCCTGAGCCCTCCCACTCTTCATCATCACTGAAATTCCGTTCACTTCATCCTGTACGAACACTTACTCACACTGAGAAACAAAGCATGAGGAAGGTTATTTCTGTTAGCAACACTAAGCCCcaccccatcacacacactcagaatatTAAAGTCCTGCCCCCAACTACATTTTCCTCTTCATGCACAGCTACATCAGTGAACATGAGCCCCACCCCCAAGGTCTCATTTCCTCAGAAGTCTTTGGTGAGGAAGCAGGTGATTCGTCAGAAATCTGCACCCAAAGAGAAAATATGTAGATCTACCTTGCGTGCACTTGCCATGCCCCCTCAGGAAAGTCATACCAATTCCCACAAAACCACACCCCACTTTGTTTGCAGCACTGTGGCTTCCAGCACTCGCAGTGCTGTCACCACCGGTAACACCCCTCTCAGCAAGAAGGATGTGTCAAATACTCCAAAAGCGTCTTCACCGAATCGCACGGTACCCCACAGACCGAGCCAACTGAGCACGCCCAGTAGAAAAGGAAGTACTGATCTGCCACTTCCTCGTGGTCATATAAAAGACTTTAAGGTCAAACCTGTACGTCCGGCCTGGAGGTAG
- the LOC108275687 gene encoding uncharacterized protein LOC108275687 isoform X3 yields MHKLRNHNQTPYTLLSVVSLARVCFCKIQSGEFCYFTSGSAAAMALVGKPNVTSAIWEQFGFVPNERELLSCVELHSVLHLVLEAGNIINTGGYGGNAVGFKLSSLLSLAETKSNKPGMNLLHFVALEAQKKDDQLLKFPEKLQHVESAARVSVDSLDVDLENLNRRIKNLQQNIQCDTQLLQQLHNFLQCAALSLKEVSVGRSLLKTEGDEMIDFFCEDRETFKLDECFYIFYHFCSKFSNAVQENVERAMRAKSQLKRPSWMGQHWVGGVLRSRCSSEIDVRAAVKWEGLMELLNAQPPSSHNSLGGFGLHRPRQRLSGNNINRTDTHSPSDTHSHSACMAVHVETHKLIPELQNSPFKTLFHGHNGDGPTVISSSNVKIDEEFPHQVSDIKQLDKNKYMGMTADPAQSRVEVDTELVLRVGPDVGLGVEAALGANSEVGLGAESDVILGVESVGRTLDLMNIHYEIQNEDGNSNVSLKHNLIISPAAETSPTASLSNRIEISELKTTRNSTESTNQELDCKYTHNFLASKGEKKSIQSVNSENTISNNTASKSVNSFRKMPLKKSLVSPEPSHSSSSLKFRSLHPVRTLTHTEKQSMRKVISVSNTKPHPITHTQNIKVLPPTTFSSSCTATSVNMSPTPKVSFPQKSLVRKQVIRQKSAPKEKICRSTLRALAMPPQESHTNSHKTTPHFVCSTVASSTRSAVTTGNTPLSKKDVSNTPKASSPNRTVPHRPSQLSTPSRKGSTDLPLPRGHIKDFKVKPVRPAWR; encoded by the exons ATGCACAAATTACGTAATCATAATCAAACGCCTTATACGTTGTTGTCTGTTGTTAGTTTGGCGcgggtttgtttttgtaaaatccaGTCAGGCGAATTCTGCTATTTCACTTCGGGTTCTGCCGCTGCGATGGCTCTTGTTGGGAAACCAAATGTTACATCGGCGATCTGGGAACAGTTCGGATTCGTGCCTAACGAGAGAG aATTGTTGAGTTGTGTGGAGCTTCACTCAGTCCTTCACCTtgtgctggaagcaggaaaCATCATAAACACT GGTGGTTATGGTGGAAATGCTGTGGGTTTTAaactctcctctcttctctctctggcTGAAACCAAATCCAATAAACCAGGAATGAACCTGCTGCACTTTGTTGCTCTG GAGGCCCAGAAGAAAGATGACCAGCTGCTCAAATTCCCAGAGAAGCTTCAGCATGTCGAGAGCGCAGCACG GGTGAGTGTGGACAGTTTGGATGTTGATTTGGAGAATCTGAACAGGAGAATAAAAAACTTACAGCAGAACATCCAGTGTGATACACAACTACTGCAGCAACTACATAACTtcctacag tgtgcaGCTCTTTCTCTGAAGGAAGTCAGTGTCGGTCGTTCTCTGTTGAAGACTGAAGGAGATGAAATGATTGATTTCTTTTGTGAAGACAGAGAGACTTTCAAATTGGACGAGTGTTTCTACATTTTCTATCATTTCTGCTCCAAATTCTCTAACGCAGTACAG GAGAATGTGGAACGCGCAATGAGGGCAAAGTCTCAGCTGAAACGGCCTTCCTGGATGGGACAACATTGGGTGGGCGGAGTCTTGAGGTCCAGGTGCAGCAGTGAAATTGATGTTCGGGCAGCAGTGAAGTGGGAGGGGCTTATGGAACTCCTTAATGCCCAACCCCCCAGCTCCCACAATTCTCTGGGGGGATTTGGCCTCCATCGCCCACGGCAACGGCTCAGTGGCAACaacataaacagaacagacacacactcaccatcagacacacactctcactcagcATGCATGGCTGTCCATGTGGAAACCCACAAGCTGATTCCTGAACTGCAAAACAGTCCctttaaaactttatttcatGGTCACAATGGTGATGGCCCTACTGTGATATCCAGCAGCAATGTAAAAATTGATGAAGAGTTTCCACACCAAGTCTCTGACATCAAACAACTAGACAAGAACAAATACATGGGAATGACTGCAGACCCTGCACAGTCAAGGGTAGAGGTTGACACAGAGTTGGTTTTAAGGGTGGGGCCAGATGTAGGATTGGGGGTTGAGGCGGCGTTGGGAGCAAACTCCGAAGTGGGACTGGGGGCAGAGTCAGATGTGATATTGGGGGTGGAGTCAGTGGGTAGAACTCTAGATCTGATGAACATACACTATGAAATACAAAATGAGGATGGAAACAGCAACGTGAGTCTTAAACACAACCTCATCATCTCTCCTGCTGCTGAAACCTCACCTACTGCTTCCCTTAGCAACCGAATTGAAATTTCAGAATTGAAAACCACAAGGAATTCAACTGAGTCAACCAATCAGGAATTAGATTGCAAATATACCCATAATTTTTTAGCATCcaaaggagagaaaaagagtatTCAGTCAGTAAATTCAGAAAACACCATATCAAATAACACTGCAAGTAAAAGTGTAAACTCTTTCAGAAAAATGCCACTGAAAAAATCTCTAGTTTCTCCTGAGCCCTCCCACTCTTCATCATCACTGAAATTCCGTTCACTTCATCCTGTACGAACACTTACTCACACTGAGAAACAAAGCATGAGGAAGGTTATTTCTGTTAGCAACACTAAGCCCcaccccatcacacacactcagaatatTAAAGTCCTGCCCCCAACTACATTTTCCTCTTCATGCACAGCTACATCAGTGAACATGAGCCCCACCCCCAAGGTCTCATTTCCTCAGAAGTCTTTGGTGAGGAAGCAGGTGATTCGTCAGAAATCTGCACCCAAAGAGAAAATATGTAGATCTACCTTGCGTGCACTTGCCATGCCCCCTCAGGAAAGTCATACCAATTCCCACAAAACCACACCCCACTTTGTTTGCAGCACTGTGGCTTCCAGCACTCGCAGTGCTGTCACCACCGGTAACACCCCTCTCAGCAAGAAGGATGTGTCAAATACTCCAAAAGCGTCTTCACCGAATCGCACGGTACCCCACAGACCGAGCCAACTGAGCACGCCCAGTAGAAAAGGAAGTACTGATCTGCCACTTCCTCGTGGTCATATAAAAGACTTTAAGGTCAAACCTGTACGTCCGGCCTGGAGGTAG